One genomic region from Bartonella australis AUST/NH1 encodes:
- a CDS encoding MFS transporter: MPTSVKKQSINGGNSPGRILFASLIGTTIEYFDFYVFGTAAALIFPHLFFPPQNDQFAILQSFLVFGAAFFSRPLGSVIFGHFGDKIGRKATLIAALLTMGISTVIIGILPTYDKIGWWAPFFLTICRVGQGIGLGGEWGGAVLLATENAPPEKRGWYAMFPQLGVPAGLLLSIIAFFGLWFFFDEDELLAWGWRLPFILSIFLMILGLWIRISINETSEFKKTLAREERVKLPIIDVFSKYPRILFLGTFAGMTMFALFYLVTTYLLRYATNHLQLPLKEALEIEMLGAVFCGLFIVLTGKLADRIKRRTLMIWVTAMTAAYSLAIPYFLSSGIVGVFAMSIIGLSLMGITYSPLGAVLASPFPTEIRYTGSSIVFNLAGIIGASVAPYIAEYLVQHFSAAYVGYYLLFCSLVSLICFVLFTDEEISR; encoded by the coding sequence ATGCCTACGAGTGTAAAAAAACAGAGCATAAACGGAGGAAATTCGCCCGGTCGGATTTTGTTTGCAAGCCTCATCGGCACGACGATCGAGTATTTCGATTTTTACGTTTTTGGAACCGCTGCAGCTCTTATATTTCCCCATTTATTTTTTCCACCTCAAAATGATCAATTTGCTATCCTGCAATCTTTTCTTGTTTTCGGTGCAGCGTTTTTCTCTCGCCCTCTAGGATCTGTTATTTTCGGACACTTTGGCGACAAAATTGGCCGAAAAGCGACACTTATCGCAGCTCTTCTCACGATGGGTATTTCGACGGTTATTATTGGCATTCTTCCCACTTATGACAAAATTGGTTGGTGGGCACCCTTCTTTTTAACTATATGCCGCGTTGGCCAGGGAATCGGGTTAGGAGGTGAATGGGGTGGGGCCGTTCTACTCGCGACAGAAAACGCTCCACCGGAAAAACGTGGTTGGTACGCTATGTTTCCGCAGTTAGGGGTTCCGGCCGGTTTACTGTTGTCTATTATAGCTTTTTTTGGACTGTGGTTCTTTTTTGACGAAGACGAACTTTTAGCGTGGGGATGGCGCCTCCCGTTTATTTTATCAATTTTTCTCATGATCCTAGGATTATGGATACGCATTTCTATTAATGAAACATCTGAATTTAAAAAAACCCTCGCCCGTGAAGAACGTGTAAAATTACCTATAATAGACGTATTTTCGAAATATCCGCGAATTTTATTCCTTGGTACATTTGCCGGTATGACGATGTTTGCATTATTTTACTTGGTTACCACTTATTTACTGCGCTACGCAACGAACCATCTACAATTGCCATTGAAAGAAGCTCTTGAAATAGAAATGCTGGGCGCTGTTTTTTGCGGTCTTTTTATCGTGCTAACCGGAAAACTTGCTGACCGTATTAAACGTAGAACTCTAATGATCTGGGTGACAGCGATGACTGCTGCCTACTCTCTCGCAATTCCTTATTTCTTAAGTTCTGGAATTGTAGGTGTTTTTGCGATGTCCATTATCGGCTTATCACTTATGGGAATTACGTATAGCCCTCTTGGTGCTGTTCTTGCTTCACCATTCCCAACTGAAATTCGTTACACCGGCTCTTCTATAGTTTTCAATTTAGCTGGCATCATAGGTGCGTCCGTTGCCCCTTATATAGCAGAGTATTTAGTACAACATTTTAGCGCCGCTTATGTTGGTTATTACCTGCTCTTTTGCTCTCTTGTTTCGCTTATTTGTTTTGTTCTCTTTACAGATGAAGAAATATCCCGCTAA
- a CDS encoding DNA polymerase III subunit chi, giving the protein MDILFYHLIHSALKDTLPVLVERALARFKRVTIQCTSKERRDAIDMHLWVYADEAFIGHGTESDNYPHFQPVFLTTGHENPNSSKVRFLIEGAVCPDIDTYQRVVIMFDGHNEAQLDFARKQWKEYKTKNYNLTYWQQTEDRYWEKKA; this is encoded by the coding sequence GTGGATATTCTTTTTTATCATTTAATACACTCAGCGTTAAAAGATACTTTGCCGGTACTTGTAGAACGTGCGCTCGCACGTTTTAAGCGTGTGACGATACAGTGTACGAGCAAAGAACGACGCGATGCCATAGATATGCATTTATGGGTTTATGCTGATGAGGCATTCATTGGGCATGGAACTGAAAGCGATAATTATCCACATTTTCAGCCCGTATTTCTCACTACAGGGCATGAAAACCCAAATAGCTCAAAAGTGCGCTTCCTTATAGAAGGGGCAGTTTGTCCAGATATCGATACTTATCAACGGGTTGTGATTATGTTTGACGGCCATAACGAAGCGCAGTTGGATTTCGCTCGTAAACAGTGGAAAGAATATAAAACGAAAAATTATAATTTAACTTATTGGCAGCAAACTGAAGACCGCTATTGGGAAAAAAAGGCGTGA
- the lptF gene encoding LPS export ABC transporter permease LptF, which yields MRIIELYILRRVFILFIAVTAAAIGVGWTVQILARIDFLTINGQTLLTVLHFSSLLIPSVISPIIPFALMIAVTITLSTMNQDSELTGISACGLPKSTIGKPVLLLAIIASLVSFSIANFVVPRARLNMRQMMANTHSDLISLFIREGSFQELTRNLYIEIGEQRPNGTIGRLFIADQRNPQISTFYYATKGAVISNKNDKFLLLNDGEIERVNHQNDSVSIIEFSSYTFNLSEFTPNTKAPIIYPKDRPLSYLLRPDPNDPYYQREPLQYKAELHRRLTEWFYPIVFALIAVTAAGDARSHRQARISATFSAVTFSLLIYWIEYFLAEKIENDLFYVPLLYITLAGISIVLFFGLLTDHKITTAATLGNAVKIVFQKIKNRFKYKNSRYPPDKAS from the coding sequence ATGCGTATTATCGAATTATACATCCTAAGGCGCGTTTTTATTCTCTTTATTGCTGTAACGGCCGCGGCAATCGGTGTTGGTTGGACTGTGCAGATCCTTGCGCGGATCGATTTTCTCACGATAAATGGGCAAACTCTCTTAACGGTTTTGCACTTCTCATCTTTACTGATTCCTTCCGTTATTTCTCCTATTATTCCATTTGCATTAATGATCGCCGTTACAATCACCCTTTCAACAATGAATCAAGACTCAGAACTAACCGGCATCAGCGCCTGTGGCTTACCCAAAAGCACTATTGGAAAACCAGTTCTTCTTTTAGCTATTATCGCTTCGCTTGTATCCTTTTCTATTGCTAATTTTGTCGTCCCTAGAGCACGCCTTAATATGCGACAAATGATGGCAAATACCCATTCCGATCTCATCAGCCTCTTTATTCGTGAAGGTAGTTTTCAAGAATTAACCAGAAACCTTTATATAGAAATTGGCGAACAGCGCCCGAATGGGACCATCGGTCGTCTTTTCATTGCCGACCAGCGCAATCCCCAGATCAGTACGTTTTATTATGCAACAAAAGGGGCTGTTATAAGCAATAAAAATGACAAATTTTTACTCCTCAATGACGGCGAAATAGAAAGAGTCAATCACCAAAATGATAGCGTTTCAATTATCGAATTCAGCTCTTACACCTTCAACCTAAGCGAATTCACGCCGAATACTAAAGCTCCAATTATTTATCCTAAAGATAGACCCCTCTCTTATTTATTACGTCCTGATCCAAATGACCCTTATTACCAGCGGGAACCACTTCAATATAAAGCCGAACTTCACCGTCGGCTTACAGAGTGGTTCTATCCTATTGTTTTTGCGTTAATTGCAGTGACTGCAGCAGGAGATGCACGTTCGCACCGGCAAGCACGTATATCTGCAACTTTTTCCGCCGTTACTTTTTCTTTATTGATTTATTGGATAGAATACTTTCTCGCTGAAAAAATAGAAAACGACCTTTTCTACGTTCCACTGCTTTACATCACCCTGGCAGGGATCAGTATAGTGCTCTTCTTTGGGTTATTGACGGATCACAAAATTACGACTGCCGCGACACT